TACTGTCACTTGGTTATGCCATAAAACAGATTATTTAGCACAAGTGCGAATGTGGTGTGGGTAAATAATTTAAAAGAGTGGGAATTCAATTTTTATATACTCTAGTGGGTATTTATAAACATAGAAATATTAATCTGTGCTGTTCTTTTCCTATAAATTAATAAATCGTCACTATGAACGGTTTAATAATCAAGTTTTGTTTTTAACGCAGGTTTAGTTCATCTATTCTTTGACCTTTCATTGGTTTCCTGCAGAAACagacattttttttactgcatgTACAGTTTTTTGCTTCCGCGGTGGTGTGTAGAATAAGTCTATCCTAGTGTTGGACAGTGACTATAAGAGGGACAGGGCATCCTATCTCGACGTCCTTGGAGGAACGAAGTCTGATATATTGAACTGACAAAGATGCGAGTTTCCTGCGCCCTTAATGGGAATTAATACACAGTGAAGAACCGTACACGTTCCACGTTACAGAGGACGTTTTCTCTTAGCAAATGAGATTTCCTGTTAACGTGGAAAACCCTATTGTATAGCGCCGGCCAGTGTGAAGTCGCAAGCCAGACGCATCGCACTTTAATCGATACGTCACCGTTTTTCGATGGCAGTTGCGTATTGCGGTGGTTGTCGGGCATTGGAGTGTTTTCTTCTGTGAGGTACCTACCTCTAGCCCAGGTATCCACCGCCGTAGCCGCCACCCGCCTGGTGTCCGAACGACGACTGTCCGTAGCCTCCCTGCTGTCCGGCAGCGCCACCCTGGAATCCGGACGAGCCCTGCTTGTGTCCGGAACCGAAGTTCTTGCTGTCAGAGGCCGAGAATCCTGAGCTGTGGCTGTAGCCCTTGTTGTCATTGTAGGCGTTCACGTTCTTGTGGGAAGCACCGCCAGCGAAAGCCCCTGACCCCTGGTTGTGTCCGGCAGCACCGCCCTGGAATCCAGCCTGGTGACCGCCCGGCCTGAGAGCCGTAGCCGGACTGGAAGCCTCCGCCGTATCCTCCGAGACCACCATGTCCGAGGCCAACGCCTCCGAGACCAACGCCACCAAGACCGGGTCCGACACCGGCGCCGTAGCCGCCGAGACCAGCGCCTAGAAGGCCACCGCGAGCTTCGACCTTTTCCTCCTCAGCGTAAACGCTGCAGACTAGTAGGGCGCAGACAACGGCAACGAAGGTCTGCATTTCGAAAGATGGATCCACCGTTAACATTATTCGGTGTCACGTCGCGTAATGAAAGAGTAAAGTAAATGTCAAATATGTATGAAATGCATTTTAGTGCACATAAACACAGTGTACTGTTACGTATAGCAATAGAACGAAGTCATACGCAGAAAAGCTCAATGACAGTTCATCATAGCACCGTGACTTCTGTAAAAATTAATCTGTAGGCCCAATTGCAGACGTGGTTTCACTGTGCAGCAT
The genomic region above belongs to Dermacentor silvarum isolate Dsil-2018 unplaced genomic scaffold, BIME_Dsil_1.4 Seq40, whole genome shotgun sequence and contains:
- the LOC119435047 gene encoding uncharacterized protein LOC119435047; translated protein: MVVSEDTAEASSPATALRPGGHQAGFQGGAAGHNQGSGAFAGGASHKNVNAYNDNKGYSHSSGFSASDSKNFGSGHKQGSSGFQGGAAGQQGGYGQSSFGHQAGGGYGGGYLG